The proteins below are encoded in one region of Verrucomicrobiia bacterium:
- a CDS encoding discoidin domain-containing protein, with protein sequence MNGAINAYNTYANYSGSVPVNYNSGVPTAQASYQGWVTFGGSRSFRVALHEMGHWMGAGTYNTWNNLRDGKWIGTYGNAAIQAFDGPGDRIGADASHFWPYGWNFDNEAINPERHVALIGAMRRDMGLSDSTIGMVPGTYRLRNRATVKMLDNGGNNAEGAPLVQMDNSAATSQRWTITLLAGGYFTLQNVASGRNLDTLGVSTNGAPIVLSAPGTNFSQQWQVVASDSGFYRIANRATGKYLDAANQQASGAAIQSWGSDLSGDQEWKFVSTSVVNLPAPGAISQGQPATASSTESGNDQWEGNDGAPATRWAASSGSFPQWWRVDLGSVQPITKVVIDWYNASPRAYRYRIEVSSDDVNYTVVADKTGNNVQGTTTDLVSATGRYVRVTITGATAGWAGLWEVRVFNDTAPLELASQYRPATASSSLTGNLPVNSNDGDPAFTRWTASSTAYPQWWRVDLGTVQLISKAVVQWLGAGSRAYKYRIETSTDDATWTVLLDKTGNTATGTTTDQFSAYARYVRVTATGVAPAGSAAAFYECQIYSRSLSPWTSADIGDLQAPGSSSISNGVFSVAGSGSDIGGTSDEFHFVYQPVAGDFIISARVTASDNTNPWAKAGLMIRESTNANSRYVLQFITPENGIALDARPGTGDETEHLASEALVSIPYWLRLARSGNTVTAYRSANGVNWLMLGSTAVASSGNSLVGLAVSSRNDGVVNTSMFDKVAITLPLVPGNVAGLIATGGNRSIGLQWTSAMNAASYTVKRSPMSGGPYATVSSGVTGNVYVDSSLTNGVTYYYRVSASNADGESVDSPEASATANVAPAQLHAWLKFDEAAGMIAADSAGNGWNGTLVNSPVRAAGYAGNAVNLASANSQHVTLPAGILTNLFDFSISAWVRLNSLSSWTRLFDFGTGTSVNMFLTPQNGANNAVRFAITTSGGGGEQVINGAGPLPVGVWKHVAVTVSGSEGILYIDGIPVGTNSSLSLKPAHLGSTTLNYLGRSQYSDPYLNGLIDDFRIYRGTLTPGEVATFLTPLAAPAALTAAGGYGWIELQWEAVASATGYNVFRSESEGGPYEWIGSTTFNAFTNGGLGQGLPYFYVVNSTNAAGESPLSAAAGVVTAIAAPPAITANRSAGNLQLEWPAGNFGWRLEMQTNSANAGIGTNWISVELSTSTNRMVLPVSPEPGNVFFRLVYP encoded by the coding sequence ATGAATGGCGCCATCAACGCATATAACACCTACGCGAACTATTCCGGCAGCGTCCCGGTCAACTACAATTCCGGAGTTCCCACGGCGCAGGCAAGTTATCAGGGGTGGGTGACGTTCGGTGGCTCGCGCAGTTTCCGGGTGGCGCTGCATGAAATGGGGCATTGGATGGGAGCAGGCACCTACAACACGTGGAACAACCTGCGTGATGGCAAATGGATCGGCACGTACGGCAATGCAGCAATTCAGGCGTTTGACGGGCCGGGCGACCGCATAGGGGCCGATGCCAGTCACTTCTGGCCGTACGGCTGGAACTTCGACAACGAAGCCATCAATCCCGAACGGCATGTGGCGCTCATCGGCGCGATGCGGCGGGACATGGGACTCTCGGATTCAACGATCGGCATGGTCCCGGGAACCTATCGGTTGCGAAACCGCGCCACGGTCAAGATGCTCGACAACGGCGGAAACAACGCGGAGGGCGCCCCTCTGGTTCAGATGGACAACAGCGCCGCCACCAGCCAGCGATGGACGATCACCTTGCTGGCCGGAGGCTATTTCACTCTCCAGAACGTCGCGAGCGGCCGCAATCTGGACACGCTTGGAGTGTCGACCAACGGCGCACCCATCGTGTTGTCAGCGCCGGGCACCAACTTCAGCCAGCAATGGCAGGTCGTGGCGAGTGATTCCGGCTTTTACCGCATCGCGAATCGAGCCACGGGAAAGTATCTCGATGCCGCCAACCAACAAGCAAGCGGGGCCGCAATTCAAAGCTGGGGCAGCGACCTCTCAGGCGATCAGGAATGGAAATTCGTCAGCACGTCCGTCGTGAACCTGCCAGCCCCGGGCGCTATCTCGCAGGGTCAGCCTGCCACGGCAAGTTCCACTGAATCTGGAAACGATCAATGGGAAGGAAACGACGGCGCGCCTGCAACCCGCTGGGCGGCCTCCAGCGGATCGTTTCCGCAGTGGTGGCGTGTCGATCTTGGATCGGTGCAACCCATCACGAAAGTGGTGATCGATTGGTATAACGCTTCGCCGCGGGCGTACCGTTACAGAATCGAAGTGAGCAGCGACGACGTGAACTACACCGTAGTCGCCGACAAGACAGGCAACAACGTACAGGGAACCACCACGGACCTTGTGTCGGCCACTGGGCGTTATGTTCGTGTCACAATTACCGGCGCCACGGCGGGTTGGGCTGGACTCTGGGAGGTGCGTGTGTTCAATGACACAGCTCCCCTGGAACTCGCGTCGCAATATCGACCCGCCACCGCGAGCAGCTCGTTGACAGGGAATCTCCCCGTGAACAGCAATGACGGCGACCCGGCGTTTACTCGCTGGACGGCCTCGAGCACTGCGTATCCACAATGGTGGCGGGTAGACCTCGGAACAGTGCAATTGATCAGCAAGGCGGTGGTTCAGTGGCTGGGCGCCGGCTCGCGCGCTTACAAATATCGCATTGAAACCAGCACAGATGACGCGACATGGACCGTGCTGCTTGATAAAACCGGCAATACGGCCACAGGAACCACGACCGACCAATTTTCAGCGTACGCGAGGTACGTCCGTGTCACGGCAACCGGAGTCGCGCCGGCCGGAAGCGCCGCGGCGTTCTACGAGTGCCAAATCTACAGCCGCTCGTTATCGCCCTGGACCAGTGCGGACATAGGCGATCTGCAGGCGCCGGGATCGTCCAGCATCTCGAATGGCGTTTTTTCGGTGGCGGGCTCCGGCTCGGACATAGGCGGCACCTCGGATGAATTCCATTTTGTTTACCAACCAGTCGCGGGCGACTTTATCATCAGCGCGCGCGTCACGGCAAGTGACAATACGAATCCATGGGCGAAGGCAGGGTTGATGATTCGGGAAAGCACAAACGCAAACTCAAGATACGTGCTCCAGTTTATCACGCCAGAAAATGGAATCGCCCTGGATGCGCGCCCCGGCACGGGCGACGAAACCGAGCATCTCGCATCGGAAGCACTGGTATCGATTCCATACTGGCTTCGCCTCGCTCGCTCTGGAAACACGGTGACCGCGTACCGCTCTGCCAATGGAGTCAATTGGTTGATGCTCGGCAGCACAGCAGTCGCGTCGAGTGGCAACAGCCTTGTTGGCCTTGCCGTGAGCAGTCGCAACGATGGGGTGGTGAACACCTCCATGTTCGATAAGGTCGCCATCACGCTGCCGCTGGTTCCAGGGAATGTCGCAGGATTGATCGCGACGGGCGGCAACCGCTCAATCGGTCTCCAATGGACCAGCGCCATGAACGCGGCGTCGTATACCGTGAAGCGGTCTCCCATGAGCGGCGGGCCATACGCCACCGTGAGCTCGGGCGTCACGGGAAATGTTTACGTGGATTCAAGCCTGACCAATGGCGTCACGTATTACTACAGGGTGAGCGCCAGCAATGCGGATGGTGAATCGGTCGATTCGCCCGAGGCAAGCGCGACAGCCAATGTGGCGCCAGCGCAGTTGCACGCATGGCTTAAGTTCGATGAAGCCGCAGGCATGATTGCCGCGGATTCGGCTGGCAACGGATGGAATGGAACCCTTGTGAACTCCCCCGTGAGAGCGGCCGGTTACGCCGGCAACGCCGTGAACCTTGCGAGCGCCAACAGCCAGCATGTGACGTTGCCGGCGGGCATCCTCACGAATCTTTTCGACTTCAGCATCAGCGCCTGGGTGCGATTGAATTCACTGAGTTCATGGACGCGCCTTTTTGATTTCGGCACCGGAACCTCCGTGAACATGTTCCTTACTCCGCAGAACGGCGCCAACAATGCCGTTCGATTCGCCATTACAACCAGCGGTGGTGGTGGTGAACAGGTCATCAACGGCGCGGGCCCGCTGCCGGTCGGCGTGTGGAAGCATGTGGCTGTTACAGTGAGCGGCTCGGAGGGAATTCTCTACATCGATGGAATTCCTGTCGGAACCAACAGCTCCCTGAGCCTGAAGCCGGCGCACCTCGGTTCAACCACGTTGAACTACCTCGGCCGTTCGCAATACAGCGATCCCTATCTGAATGGATTGATTGATGATTTTCGCATCTATCGCGGGACGCTGACACCCGGCGAAGTGGCGACTTTCCTTACGCCCCTCGCAGCCCCTGCCGCTCTGACAGCAGCCGGCGGCTACGGCTGGATCGAGTTGCAGTGGGAAGCCGTGGCTTCGGCGACGGGATACAATGTGTTTCGATCTGAAAGTGAAGGCGGACCGTACGAATGGATCGGATCCACGACTTTCAACGCGTTCACCAACGGCGGGCTCGGGCAGGGGTTGCCGTACTTTTATGTGGTGAACAGCACGAACGCAGCGGGCGAAAGCCCCCTGTCTGCGGCTGCAGGAGTGGTTACTGCGATCGCGGCGCCGCCAGCGATAACGGCAAACCGGTCAGCAGGAAACCTTCAGCTCGAATGGCCTGCCGGAAATTTCGGATGGCGGCTGGAAATGCAAACCAACAGCGCCAACGCGGGGATAGGCACTAATTGGATTAGCGTGGAACTCTCGACGTCGACCAATCGAATGGTGTTGCCCGTCAGTCCTGAACCCGGGAACGTTTTCTTCCGGCTGGTTTATCCGTAA
- the rnc gene encoding ribonuclease III, whose amino-acid sequence MANPVGRNHCNVADYDQLEAKLGYRFRDPQLLKLALTHPSIAHEIGHKIETNQRLEFLGDAVLQLVLTSELFTRFPEYEEGPLTKTRARMVNRRALADHGREIGLGSHLLVSRGEELHGGRDRQSALADAYEAVLGAVFLDGGFEAAREVVLEQFKKWLGSGAATTVVDNPKGELQEFLQANSSESPQYHVVSATGPDHDRVFECTVHHGGMELARGSGRSKKAAESEAARHALEKCREGLPHAPCGDENPQ is encoded by the coding sequence ATGGCGAATCCGGTCGGCCGGAATCATTGCAACGTGGCTGATTACGACCAACTCGAGGCTAAACTCGGATATCGGTTTCGCGATCCCCAACTGCTGAAGCTGGCCCTCACGCACCCTTCGATCGCGCATGAAATCGGGCACAAGATCGAAACCAACCAACGCCTTGAGTTTCTCGGTGACGCCGTGCTGCAGTTGGTTTTGACGAGTGAACTTTTCACACGCTTTCCTGAATACGAGGAGGGGCCGCTGACGAAAACCCGCGCGAGAATGGTGAACCGGCGCGCGCTTGCCGATCACGGACGCGAGATAGGCCTGGGAAGCCACCTGCTGGTGAGCCGCGGCGAGGAGTTGCATGGCGGGCGCGATCGTCAATCGGCGCTGGCGGACGCCTATGAAGCAGTGCTAGGCGCGGTGTTCCTCGATGGCGGATTCGAAGCCGCACGAGAGGTTGTTCTTGAGCAGTTCAAAAAATGGCTCGGGTCGGGGGCCGCGACAACCGTGGTTGATAATCCTAAAGGGGAGCTGCAGGAATTCTTGCAGGCGAACTCGAGCGAGTCACCGCAATACCACGTGGTTTCCGCCACCGGACCTGATCACGATCGAGTATTCGAATGCACGGTTCATCACGGAGGCATGGAACTGGCACGAGGCAGCGGACGGAGCAAAAAGGCGGCGGAAAGCGAGGCCGCAAGGCACGCGCTCGAAAAGTGCCGCGAAGGATTGCCGCACGCTCCGTGCGGGGATGAAAACCCGCAGTGA
- a CDS encoding glutathione S-transferase family protein has protein sequence MIELVQFPWSPFCIVQRRILEFSRVPFKILNIAYGDRSLIWKLTREQYYGVPIVRDGRHVAFESGEDSQDIAKYLDRKLKLDLFPAELEGVQSILWRYIEGEIEGCTFRLDDVYWRELVPKADQAAFVRHKERKFGRGCLDQWREQQDAWLKRLEVGLLPFEQMLEHNRFLLGDKPRFVDFDLFGMLGNFLYSGHYRLPKAHPKIKRWYRLMSDIQFDPPRS, from the coding sequence ATGATTGAATTGGTTCAGTTTCCGTGGAGTCCCTTCTGCATCGTTCAGCGGCGAATCCTGGAATTCTCGCGCGTCCCTTTCAAGATCCTCAACATTGCCTACGGCGATCGCTCTCTCATCTGGAAACTCACCCGCGAGCAATATTACGGCGTTCCGATTGTTCGCGACGGACGTCACGTCGCTTTTGAATCGGGGGAGGATTCCCAGGACATCGCCAAATATTTGGATCGCAAGCTGAAGCTGGATCTGTTTCCCGCGGAACTCGAGGGTGTTCAATCGATTCTGTGGCGCTACATCGAAGGTGAAATCGAAGGCTGCACGTTCCGGCTCGATGACGTCTACTGGCGCGAGTTGGTGCCCAAGGCCGACCAGGCGGCGTTTGTCCGCCACAAGGAACGAAAGTTTGGGCGCGGCTGCCTGGATCAATGGCGCGAGCAGCAGGATGCCTGGCTGAAGCGCCTCGAGGTAGGACTCCTTCCGTTCGAACAGATGCTGGAGCACAATCGTTTTCTCCTCGGCGATAAACCCAGGTTTGTTGACTTCGACCTTTTCGGGATGCTGGGGAATTTCCTCTATTCGGGGCACTATCGCCTTCCCAAGGCACATCCGAAGATTAAACGCTGGTACCGCCTGATGTCCGACATTCAATTTGACCCGCCGCGCTCGTGA
- a CDS encoding PhoH family protein produces the protein MKNYILDTNVLLHDPHSLLNFEENNVLLPIEVIEEIDRFKRESSELGQNARTVSRMLDSYRGDGSLSAGVKLPNGGKLKIVVEKDGQANGNGNVQLFHGDSVDNRILAMASAVQKAQPKNPAVLVSKDINLRIKADAIGLQAEDYETDRVFIKDLYTGMLEMPATAEQLAAFRAKGELELPAGRKYFPNEYCTLTDETNPKRTALTKVDASGTRLIPIVDCREGVWGIKPRNREQHFAFDALLDDRIKLVTLMGKAGTGKTLLAMAAGLKRVVHDREFRRLIVARPTISMGKELGFLPGSLEEKLAPWMQPIHDALEMLSDLNMGQEHRRSGDLMRSGSIVVEALSYIRGRSIANQFMVIDEAQNLTPLEAKTIITRVGHGTKIIFTGDPYQIDNPYVDSSSNGFNYIVSRFRSEAVAAHIELQKGERSELAELAANIL, from the coding sequence GTGAAAAATTACATACTCGACACAAACGTCCTTCTCCACGACCCCCACTCCCTGCTGAATTTCGAGGAAAACAACGTCCTTCTGCCCATCGAAGTCATCGAAGAGATTGACCGCTTCAAAAGGGAATCAAGCGAGCTGGGCCAGAACGCGCGGACCGTTTCGCGAATGCTCGATTCGTATCGTGGCGATGGCAGCCTCAGTGCGGGAGTGAAGCTGCCGAATGGCGGCAAGCTGAAGATCGTTGTCGAGAAAGATGGCCAGGCGAACGGCAATGGCAACGTACAACTCTTTCACGGCGATTCCGTGGATAACCGCATTCTCGCGATGGCTTCCGCTGTGCAAAAGGCGCAGCCGAAGAACCCAGCCGTTCTGGTCAGCAAAGACATCAACCTGCGCATCAAGGCGGATGCGATCGGGCTGCAGGCGGAGGATTACGAGACAGATCGAGTCTTCATCAAGGATCTCTACACAGGGATGCTGGAAATGCCCGCTACAGCGGAGCAGCTCGCCGCCTTCCGCGCGAAAGGGGAACTTGAGCTTCCCGCCGGCAGGAAATATTTTCCGAATGAATATTGCACGCTGACGGATGAAACCAATCCGAAGCGGACAGCGCTGACGAAGGTCGATGCCTCGGGCACGCGGCTCATTCCGATTGTCGACTGTCGCGAAGGTGTCTGGGGAATAAAGCCGCGCAACCGCGAGCAGCATTTCGCGTTTGATGCGCTGCTCGACGACCGCATCAAGCTGGTCACGCTCATGGGCAAGGCGGGAACCGGCAAGACTCTGCTCGCCATGGCTGCCGGGTTGAAGCGCGTGGTGCATGATCGCGAGTTCCGCCGCTTGATCGTCGCGCGCCCGACAATCTCCATGGGCAAGGAACTCGGATTCCTTCCAGGCTCGCTCGAGGAAAAACTGGCGCCCTGGATGCAACCGATCCACGACGCGCTTGAGATGTTAAGCGACTTGAACATGGGCCAGGAGCATCGGCGCAGCGGAGACCTGATGCGTTCGGGCAGCATCGTGGTTGAGGCGCTCAGCTACATTCGCGGACGCAGCATCGCCAATCAGTTCATGGTCATCGATGAGGCGCAAAACCTCACGCCTCTCGAGGCGAAGACGATCATCACGCGCGTGGGACACGGGACCAAAATCATCTTCACGGGTGACCCTTACCAGATCGACAACCCGTATGTGGACTCATCCTCGAACGGGTTCAATTACATCGTGAGCCGTTTCCGTTCTGAAGCTGTCGCCGCGCATATCGAACTCCAGAAGGGCGAACGTTCGGAGCTGGCCGAACTGGCAGCGAATATCCTGTAG
- a CDS encoding CHASE2 domain-containing protein — translation MNLRSTSPTVRSAIGGGLVVFVGLLLWATPAGQGFIHGSYDYLFRFGSRAPKTEIVLIQLDNEAYDFYQQVRGEPWDRGLHASLLNRLADDGCALVVFDAFFRAPRNPETDAALAAAMRRQRAMVLMAEQARVTHPEIAGARPVVPAEPFLSASRTNWGVAWLDPDVDGIVRRHWPFPAPGPYPSLPIVAATASGAPPLLKPVELWLRYYGQNTWDELSYRFALSQPQGFYRDKIVFIGSHPRTSLSGDERDEFLTPFSRWTGETTGGVEILITEFLNLKRQEGLQRLPGWIEAWLIALFGLGLGATLWQRRWKWILVTGVGAGVVLGASAIIASHASNYWFPWMIVVLAQVPTAMAWALANRVHLFAERSLTTAAAAVEPVEPKPHVPGYELWPKPFGEGAYGKVWLARKGSGPWEALKVVYLARFDQRTEPYEREFKGVNLYRRISDQHPGLLRVTHVSEKLQGYFYYVMELGDSVTPDWRGDPNRYKPRDLVNLRAGLHRSRLPAIDCIRLGLMLCEPLDFLHSQGLTHRDIKPQNIIFVDAKPKVADVGLIAEIRRADEQRSIVGTPGYMPPLPELPGTVQADIYSLGMVLYVLSTGNPASQFPEISSSMVESRSVEEFSLLNGIIVKACHPDLRQRYSCVTEMCRALAAAEAKLVSLQKNQQEGR, via the coding sequence GTGAACTTGAGATCCACCAGCCCGACCGTTAGATCCGCGATTGGTGGCGGGCTGGTTGTCTTTGTCGGTTTGCTCTTGTGGGCGACACCCGCTGGGCAGGGATTCATCCATGGGAGCTACGATTACCTTTTCCGCTTTGGGTCACGTGCACCGAAGACTGAGATCGTTCTCATCCAGCTCGACAACGAGGCGTATGATTTCTATCAGCAGGTGCGCGGCGAACCTTGGGATCGCGGACTTCACGCCAGCCTGCTGAATCGTCTTGCAGATGATGGATGCGCGCTGGTGGTCTTCGATGCCTTCTTTCGAGCGCCCCGGAATCCGGAAACCGACGCTGCTTTGGCTGCGGCCATGCGCCGGCAGAGGGCGATGGTTCTGATGGCGGAGCAAGCCCGCGTCACGCACCCTGAGATCGCTGGAGCCCGCCCCGTCGTCCCGGCCGAGCCGTTCCTTTCCGCGTCGCGCACGAACTGGGGCGTTGCCTGGCTGGATCCGGACGTCGACGGAATCGTTCGGCGGCATTGGCCGTTTCCCGCCCCAGGACCTTATCCAAGCCTCCCGATTGTCGCTGCCACGGCTTCAGGAGCGCCTCCTTTGCTGAAGCCTGTCGAACTGTGGCTGCGCTACTACGGCCAGAATACCTGGGATGAATTGAGCTATCGCTTCGCGTTGTCGCAACCCCAGGGTTTTTACAGGGACAAAATCGTATTTATCGGATCGCATCCGCGGACCTCGTTAAGTGGCGATGAACGCGACGAATTCCTGACGCCATTCAGCCGTTGGACGGGCGAAACCACGGGGGGCGTCGAAATCCTGATCACGGAATTCCTGAACCTGAAGCGTCAGGAAGGATTGCAGCGTCTTCCGGGATGGATTGAGGCATGGTTGATCGCGCTCTTTGGCCTCGGTCTCGGGGCGACGTTATGGCAACGCCGATGGAAATGGATCCTCGTGACGGGGGTGGGGGCAGGGGTGGTCCTCGGCGCGAGCGCGATCATAGCGAGCCACGCCTCGAACTATTGGTTTCCGTGGATGATTGTCGTGCTGGCCCAGGTTCCGACGGCCATGGCCTGGGCTCTTGCCAATCGCGTCCACCTGTTTGCGGAACGTTCGTTGACGACTGCGGCAGCCGCCGTTGAGCCAGTGGAGCCGAAGCCGCATGTGCCTGGATATGAGCTCTGGCCGAAGCCTTTTGGAGAGGGCGCCTATGGAAAAGTGTGGCTGGCTCGGAAAGGCTCGGGTCCTTGGGAAGCGCTCAAGGTGGTTTACCTGGCCCGCTTCGATCAGCGAACAGAACCGTATGAACGGGAATTCAAGGGCGTGAATTTGTACCGCCGGATTTCGGACCAGCACCCCGGCCTCCTGCGGGTCACCCACGTCAGTGAAAAGCTTCAAGGGTATTTCTACTACGTGATGGAACTGGGCGACAGCGTCACGCCCGACTGGCGCGGCGACCCCAACCGCTACAAGCCGCGCGACCTGGTGAATCTCCGCGCAGGGCTGCATCGCAGCCGCTTGCCGGCTATCGATTGCATTCGCCTCGGCCTGATGCTCTGCGAACCTCTGGATTTCCTTCATAGCCAGGGTTTGACGCACCGCGACATCAAGCCCCAGAATATCATCTTCGTGGACGCCAAGCCAAAGGTGGCCGATGTCGGGCTCATTGCGGAAATCCGTCGTGCAGATGAACAACGAAGTATCGTGGGCACTCCAGGTTACATGCCGCCACTCCCGGAACTTCCAGGAACCGTCCAGGCAGATATCTATTCACTGGGCATGGTCCTTTACGTTTTGAGCACTGGAAATCCCGCGTCGCAGTTCCCCGAGATTTCTTCATCGATGGTGGAAAGCCGCAGCGTGGAGGAGTTCTCACTGCTCAATGGCATCATCGTCAAAGCGTGCCACCCGGACCTGCGGCAACGGTATTCATGCGTCACGGAGATGTGCCGCGCCCTGGCTGCGGCGGAAGCGAAATTGGTTTCGCTGCAAAAGAACCAGCAGGAAGGGCGTTGA
- the deoC gene encoding deoxyribose-phosphate aldolase — protein MDVDLGERINQFLAMGTDALSAAQLAAHIEHTLLKADATSADIERLCAEARHFGFRCVCVNGSHVEHARSLLEDTNIQVVAVVGFPLGAMAGDVKRFEAEAAIDDGAHEIDMVMNIGHLKDARDAVILRELRDVVESADERPVKIILETGLLDGEQKIRACQLVLESGAHFVKTSTGFGPGGATVEDVRLLRATVGPKFGVKASGGIRDLETASKMINAGADRLGTSSSVAIVQDLLRTSKPA, from the coding sequence ATGGACGTTGACCTCGGTGAACGGATCAATCAGTTTTTGGCCATGGGAACAGACGCTCTCTCCGCAGCCCAACTGGCGGCTCATATCGAACACACTCTGCTTAAGGCGGATGCCACATCCGCGGATATCGAGCGCCTTTGCGCTGAAGCCCGGCATTTCGGATTCCGCTGCGTCTGCGTCAATGGATCTCACGTCGAACATGCCCGTTCCTTGCTGGAAGATACGAACATCCAGGTGGTGGCCGTGGTCGGGTTCCCACTCGGCGCCATGGCGGGCGATGTGAAGCGTTTTGAGGCAGAAGCGGCGATCGATGACGGTGCCCACGAAATCGACATGGTGATGAACATCGGCCATCTCAAAGATGCACGCGATGCCGTGATCCTGCGGGAGCTGCGCGACGTGGTTGAATCTGCGGATGAACGGCCGGTCAAGATCATCCTGGAAACAGGCCTGCTGGACGGGGAACAGAAGATCCGCGCGTGCCAGCTGGTTCTCGAGAGCGGTGCTCATTTCGTGAAGACCTCGACTGGCTTCGGCCCGGGCGGGGCAACGGTCGAGGACGTGCGGCTGTTGCGCGCCACGGTGGGTCCGAAGTTCGGGGTGAAAGCTTCAGGCGGCATACGTGACCTGGAAACCGCCTCGAAGATGATCAACGCAGGTGCCGACCGATTGGGAACCTCGTCTTCCGTTGCCATCGTTCAAGATCTTTTACGGACATCGAAGCCGGCGTGA